A region of Bifidobacterium adolescentis ATCC 15703 DNA encodes the following proteins:
- the orn gene encoding oligoribonuclease: MVDAHDGETYTSEGSRLIWIDCEMTGLDIFGGDELVEVSVVPTDFDLNVLDEGVDYVIKPSQKAVDHMNDFVRAMHTRSGLINEWEHGLSLDEAQAKVIEYVRKFTPAGVKPLLAGNTIGSDKKFLDHYMPELMENLHYRTIDVSTFKELARRWYPAVYLNRPPKNGGHRALADIIESLDELRYYRKAFMAPVPGPSEAEAKAIASEIQETSLLNKD, translated from the coding sequence ATGGTAGATGCACACGATGGCGAAACATACACGTCCGAAGGCTCACGTCTGATCTGGATCGACTGCGAGATGACCGGCCTAGATATCTTCGGCGGCGACGAGCTCGTCGAGGTTTCCGTGGTGCCGACCGACTTCGACCTGAACGTGCTCGACGAAGGTGTCGACTATGTGATCAAGCCCAGTCAGAAGGCTGTCGACCACATGAATGACTTCGTGCGCGCCATGCACACCCGTTCCGGCCTGATCAACGAATGGGAACACGGTCTGAGCCTCGACGAAGCGCAAGCCAAGGTCATCGAATACGTCAGGAAATTCACTCCGGCCGGCGTCAAGCCGCTGCTCGCCGGCAACACCATCGGCTCCGACAAGAAGTTCCTTGACCACTACATGCCGGAACTCATGGAGAACCTGCACTACCGCACCATCGACGTGAGCACCTTCAAGGAACTCGCCCGCCGCTGGTATCCGGCCGTCTACCTCAACCGTCCGCCGAAGAACGGCGGCCACCGCGCGCTCGCCGACATCATCGAATCGCTCGACGAACTGCGTTACTACCGCAAGGCGTTCATGGCCCCGGTGCCCGGTCCGAGCGAAGCGGAGGCGAAGGCCATCGCCTCTGAAATCCAGGAAACCAGCCTGCTCAACAAGGACTGA
- a CDS encoding LacI family DNA-binding transcriptional regulator, protein MPRTTIADVAQAAGVSVSTVSRALRGLDRVSPETRERIEQEAKRLHFSFSKSASSLASGKTMRVAVLLPNEISSWFNAHAFEGIYEVMSKAGYDIVPYIVWTQDDLDAFFQNLPGNRNVDAVIEASFDFDEAKKQVLGNLTIPVVGMNAPSTHGLDAGVAIDDEASMATIVRFLKSLGHKTLAYIEQPINTTPFVCSDRLRKKGFSEASQACGYADEDIIVMPSLSHIDARSEQDIYSGIVAQLLSAPKQPTAICVSVDAVAAPLLKELRRMGWRVPQDVSLVGFDDDDTATALDLTTMHQDPAEIGRIAARKTLALLNGETLDEPFTVMPTSLVLRGTTERVS, encoded by the coding sequence ATGCCACGAACCACCATCGCAGACGTAGCCCAGGCAGCCGGAGTGTCCGTCTCCACCGTGTCCCGCGCGCTTCGCGGGCTCGACAGGGTCAGTCCCGAAACCAGGGAACGCATCGAGCAGGAGGCGAAGCGCCTGCATTTCTCCTTTTCGAAAAGCGCGTCGTCCCTGGCGTCCGGCAAAACCATGCGAGTCGCCGTGCTGCTGCCGAACGAAATCAGCAGCTGGTTCAACGCCCACGCCTTCGAAGGCATTTACGAGGTGATGTCGAAGGCCGGATACGACATCGTTCCTTACATCGTGTGGACGCAGGACGATTTGGATGCGTTTTTCCAAAATCTTCCGGGCAACCGCAACGTCGACGCGGTCATCGAGGCGTCATTTGACTTCGACGAGGCGAAGAAGCAGGTGCTTGGCAATCTGACCATTCCGGTGGTCGGCATGAACGCGCCGAGCACGCACGGTCTCGACGCCGGCGTCGCCATCGACGACGAGGCTTCCATGGCGACGATTGTACGGTTCCTCAAATCGTTAGGGCATAAGACGCTCGCCTACATCGAACAGCCCATCAACACCACGCCGTTCGTCTGCTCCGACAGGCTGCGCAAGAAGGGATTCAGCGAAGCCTCACAAGCTTGCGGTTACGCGGATGAAGACATCATCGTCATGCCGTCACTATCCCATATCGATGCTCGCAGCGAGCAGGACATCTATTCCGGCATCGTCGCGCAGCTGCTCAGCGCTCCAAAGCAGCCGACCGCCATCTGCGTCTCCGTCGACGCCGTGGCCGCTCCCCTGCTGAAGGAGCTGCGGCGCATGGGATGGCGCGTGCCACAGGACGTGTCGCTGGTCGGATTCGATGATGACGACACCGCCACCGCATTGGATCTGACCACCATGCATCAGGATCCGGCGGAAATCGGCCGTATCGCTGCACGTAAGACGCTTGCGCTGCTCAATGGCGAGACGCTTGACGAGCCGTTCACCGTCATGCCGACGTCGCTGGTGCTGCGTGGCACCACGGAACGCGTAAGTTGA
- a CDS encoding proline--tRNA ligase, which yields MTKALRMSTMFLRTLREDPADADVVSDKLLQRACYLRKAAPGIWTWLPLGLNVLNKIENIIREEMASIDAQEVHFSGLLPREPYEATHRWEEYGDNIFRLKDRHEADYLLAPTHEEMFTLLVKDLYSSYKDLPVTLYQIQTKYRDEFRPRAGLIRGREFIMKDAYSFTLDKEGLVKAYMDERGAYERIFNRLDLKYVPVHAMAGPMGGFESEEFLAPMEIGEDTFAQSPSGKAWNVEALTTPEPEAIDFTATPAAEKRPTPDAATIDKMVEFANANHPRSDGRDWQASDILKNVVIAVMHPQDEDHDEPWRELVVVGVPGDRTVDMKRLEAQFTPAEIEEATDEDLKKHPELVKGYIGPMALGPQARDGKKAENASETGDALRYLIDAHVARGSAWFTGADEQDVDYYDLVYGRDFEADGTVEAVQVRHGDMSPDGSGPLSFERGVEIGQVFQLGLKYSNALGLKVLDQNGKTVPVWMGSYGIGVSRVMACIAETHHDEKGLAWPAVIAPAQVHVVATGKDAAAFEAAEQLIGELEAKGIEVIFDDRKKVSPGVKFKDAELIGVPIIAVAGRDTVNNGTIEVRDRNGENAEAVPVADAAQAIADRVAALLK from the coding sequence ATGACCAAAGCACTTCGTATGTCTACCATGTTCCTGCGCACCCTGCGCGAGGACCCCGCCGATGCCGACGTCGTGTCGGACAAGCTGCTGCAGCGCGCCTGCTACCTGCGCAAGGCCGCTCCGGGCATCTGGACCTGGCTGCCGCTGGGCCTCAATGTCCTGAACAAGATCGAGAACATCATCCGCGAGGAGATGGCGTCCATCGACGCCCAGGAAGTCCACTTCTCCGGACTGCTGCCGCGCGAGCCGTATGAGGCCACCCACCGCTGGGAGGAATACGGCGACAACATCTTCCGTCTGAAGGACCGCCACGAGGCCGACTACCTGCTGGCCCCGACCCATGAGGAAATGTTCACCCTGCTGGTCAAGGACCTGTACTCCTCCTACAAGGACCTGCCGGTGACCCTCTACCAGATCCAGACCAAGTACCGCGACGAGTTCCGTCCGCGCGCCGGCCTGATCCGCGGCCGCGAGTTCATCATGAAGGACGCCTACTCCTTCACCCTCGACAAGGAAGGCCTCGTCAAGGCATACATGGACGAGCGCGGCGCATACGAGCGCATCTTCAACCGTCTCGACCTGAAGTACGTGCCGGTGCACGCCATGGCCGGCCCGATGGGCGGCTTCGAATCCGAGGAGTTCCTGGCTCCGATGGAGATCGGCGAGGACACCTTCGCCCAGTCGCCGTCCGGCAAGGCCTGGAACGTCGAGGCGCTGACCACTCCGGAACCGGAAGCCATCGACTTTACCGCAACGCCGGCAGCCGAAAAGCGCCCGACCCCGGACGCGGCCACCATCGACAAGATGGTCGAATTCGCCAACGCCAACCATCCTCGTTCCGACGGCCGCGATTGGCAGGCCTCCGACATTCTGAAGAACGTCGTCATCGCCGTCATGCATCCGCAGGACGAAGACCACGACGAGCCGTGGCGCGAGCTCGTGGTCGTAGGCGTTCCGGGCGACCGTACCGTCGACATGAAGCGTCTTGAGGCGCAGTTCACCCCGGCCGAGATCGAGGAAGCCACCGACGAGGATCTGAAGAAGCATCCGGAACTCGTCAAGGGCTACATCGGACCGATGGCGCTTGGCCCGCAGGCGCGCGACGGAAAGAAGGCCGAGAACGCGTCCGAGACCGGTGACGCGCTGCGCTACCTGATCGACGCGCACGTGGCACGCGGTTCCGCATGGTTCACCGGCGCCGACGAGCAGGACGTGGATTACTACGATTTGGTGTACGGCCGCGATTTCGAGGCTGACGGCACCGTCGAAGCCGTGCAGGTACGTCATGGCGACATGAGCCCGGACGGTTCCGGCCCGCTGAGCTTCGAGCGCGGCGTGGAAATCGGCCAGGTGTTCCAGCTGGGCCTCAAGTATTCCAACGCGCTCGGCCTGAAGGTGCTCGACCAGAACGGCAAGACCGTTCCGGTGTGGATGGGCTCCTACGGCATCGGCGTCTCCCGTGTGATGGCCTGCATCGCCGAAACCCATCACGACGAGAAGGGTCTGGCGTGGCCGGCAGTCATCGCGCCGGCACAGGTGCACGTCGTGGCCACCGGCAAGGATGCGGCCGCGTTCGAAGCCGCAGAACAGCTGATCGGTGAGCTTGAGGCCAAGGGCATCGAAGTCATCTTCGACGACCGCAAGAAGGTGTCTCCGGGCGTCAAGTTCAAGGACGCCGAACTCATCGGCGTGCCGATCATCGCCGTCGCCGGCCGCGACACCGTCAACAACGGCACCATCGAAGTGCGCGACCGCAACGGTGAGAACGCCGAAGCGGTGCCGGTCGCGGACGCCGCGCAGGCGATCGCGGACCGCGTCGCTGCACTGCTCAAGTGA
- a CDS encoding Cof-type HAD-IIB family hydrolase yields MTAADWTTIGQPQDIRLVVADMDGTLLDERSRIPDGFWPMLARLKRRGVEFVPASGRQYATLRNMFADKAAEILDGGELSYIAENGNVVALDGKVVEVHGVDLDVTSHVIDLVDDAAASGEHNVGLVVCGLKSAYVQRSDKPFLDEVGKYYAALSIVDDLHEVLDFAQEPSAYTPDGDAEIVLKLAILDLDGSERFTNEKLTHLRADYQVVVSGKLWVDIMNIETDKKQGVEALQRVLGVTPAQTAVFGDYLNDLLMLEAGDWSFAMGNAHPDLKAAARYIAPSNVEHGVLKVVDRLVA; encoded by the coding sequence ATGACCGCAGCTGATTGGACCACCATCGGCCAACCGCAGGATATCCGCCTTGTGGTCGCCGACATGGACGGCACGTTACTTGACGAACGAAGCCGAATCCCCGACGGATTCTGGCCCATGCTCGCCCGGCTCAAACGCCGTGGCGTCGAATTCGTGCCCGCGTCCGGACGCCAATACGCCACGCTGCGCAACATGTTCGCCGACAAAGCCGCGGAGATTCTCGACGGGGGAGAACTGTCCTATATCGCGGAAAACGGCAATGTGGTGGCGCTCGACGGCAAAGTCGTGGAAGTGCATGGCGTCGATTTGGACGTCACGAGTCACGTCATCGACCTGGTCGACGACGCCGCTGCCTCCGGCGAGCATAACGTGGGACTGGTGGTGTGTGGCCTTAAATCGGCATACGTGCAGCGTTCCGACAAGCCGTTCCTCGATGAAGTCGGCAAATACTACGCGGCGCTGAGCATCGTGGACGATCTGCACGAAGTGCTCGACTTCGCGCAGGAACCGTCCGCCTACACCCCTGACGGCGACGCCGAAATCGTTCTGAAACTCGCGATCCTCGACCTTGACGGCTCCGAACGATTCACCAACGAAAAGCTCACACATCTGCGCGCGGACTACCAGGTGGTCGTCTCCGGCAAACTGTGGGTGGACATCATGAACATCGAAACCGACAAAAAGCAGGGCGTCGAGGCGTTGCAGCGCGTGCTCGGCGTCACACCCGCGCAGACGGCGGTGTTCGGCGACTACCTCAACGATCTGCTCATGCTTGAGGCGGGCGACTGGTCGTTCGCCATGGGCAACGCACACCCCGATTTGAAGGCCGCCGCGCGCTACATCGCACCGTCGAACGTCGAGCACGGTGTGCTCAAGGTTGTGGACAGGCTGGTTGCCTGA
- a CDS encoding glycoside hydrolase family 13 protein: MTEVNDPSLWWKQAVVYQVYPRSFKDSRGEGLGQIAGVTEKIGYLKELGVDAIWLSPFYPSQLADGGYDVDDYRNVDPKLGTMDDFDALAKAAHADGIKIVVDIVPNHSSNLHEWFKAALAAKPGSPERDRYIFRDGKGPNGDEPPTNWQNHFGGPAWTRVPDGQWYLHMFTKEQPDWNWKNEDVRADFIKTLRFWLDHGADGFRVDVAHGLAKDLDRDDLDDYVVWCTNDQPEDGSHPVIDRDEVHDIYHEWRKVFNEYDPPAFAVAEAWVRPSRQHLYASPDDLGQIFNFEFAKKDWIRDDMHLAIEEGLESAERSGSTATWVMSNHDVVRHATRYALPQVPTGEYHRLPLDWLLRDGTTYREDRALGTKRARAAIMMEMALPGSAYVYQGEELGLFEVADIPWDELEDPSAWRTSRSASTKGRDGCRVPLPWVAADAPQLDDPNDEFGHGGSFGFSPADAKAEPHLPQPKWYKDFAVDVESADPDSMLNLYRRVLALRHELQTTDLSLEWLPEDQPGKAHDGANGFPGGTIAYRRANGWASITNFGEEPITLPQGEVLLTSGPLTDDGKLPQDTSAWLKLAD; this comes from the coding sequence ATGACCGAAGTCAACGATCCGTCGCTGTGGTGGAAGCAGGCCGTGGTCTACCAGGTGTATCCACGTTCCTTCAAGGATTCCCGCGGCGAGGGCCTCGGCCAGATTGCCGGCGTCACCGAGAAAATCGGATATCTGAAGGAACTGGGCGTCGACGCCATCTGGCTGAGCCCGTTCTACCCGTCCCAGCTGGCCGACGGCGGCTATGACGTGGACGACTACCGCAACGTCGATCCGAAACTCGGCACCATGGACGATTTCGACGCGCTCGCCAAAGCCGCGCATGCCGACGGCATCAAAATCGTCGTGGACATCGTGCCGAACCACAGCTCCAACCTGCACGAATGGTTCAAGGCCGCGTTGGCCGCGAAACCCGGCTCGCCGGAACGCGACCGCTACATCTTCCGCGATGGCAAGGGACCGAACGGCGACGAGCCGCCGACCAACTGGCAGAACCACTTCGGCGGCCCTGCATGGACGCGCGTGCCCGACGGCCAATGGTATCTGCACATGTTCACCAAGGAACAGCCGGACTGGAACTGGAAAAACGAGGACGTGCGCGCCGATTTCATCAAAACCCTGCGTTTCTGGCTTGACCACGGTGCCGACGGCTTCCGCGTGGACGTGGCGCACGGCCTGGCCAAGGATCTCGACCGCGATGATCTGGACGATTATGTGGTCTGGTGCACCAACGATCAGCCCGAAGACGGCTCCCATCCGGTGATCGACCGCGACGAAGTGCACGACATCTACCACGAGTGGCGCAAGGTGTTCAACGAGTACGATCCGCCGGCGTTCGCCGTGGCTGAGGCGTGGGTCCGACCAAGCCGCCAGCATCTGTACGCCTCCCCGGACGATCTCGGCCAGATCTTCAACTTCGAGTTCGCCAAGAAGGATTGGATCCGCGACGACATGCACCTCGCCATCGAGGAAGGTCTGGAAAGCGCCGAACGGTCCGGTTCCACCGCCACTTGGGTGATGAGCAACCATGACGTGGTCCGCCATGCCACCCGCTACGCGCTGCCCCAGGTGCCGACCGGCGAATACCATCGACTGCCGCTCGACTGGCTGCTGCGCGACGGCACCACATACCGGGAGGACCGCGCGCTCGGCACCAAGCGCGCCCGCGCCGCGATCATGATGGAGATGGCGCTGCCCGGCTCCGCCTACGTGTATCAAGGCGAGGAACTCGGCCTGTTCGAAGTGGCCGACATTCCGTGGGATGAGCTGGAGGATCCGTCCGCATGGCGCACCTCCCGTTCCGCCAGCACCAAAGGCCGTGACGGCTGCCGTGTGCCGCTGCCGTGGGTTGCGGCCGACGCTCCGCAGCTGGACGATCCGAACGATGAGTTCGGCCATGGCGGCTCCTTCGGATTCTCGCCGGCAGACGCGAAGGCCGAGCCGCATCTGCCGCAACCCAAGTGGTACAAGGATTTCGCGGTCGATGTCGAATCGGCCGACCCGGATTCCATGCTGAACCTGTACCGCCGCGTGCTGGCATTGCGACATGAGTTGCAGACCACCGACCTGAGTCTCGAATGGCTTCCGGAAGACCAGCCCGGCAAGGCGCATGACGGCGCCAACGGTTTCCCGGGTGGCACCATCGCGTACCGCCGTGCCAACGGCTGGGCCTCGATCACCAACTTCGGCGAAGAACCGATCACGTTGCCGCAAGGCGAAGTGCTGCTGACATCAGGACCGCTTACCGACGACGGCAAGCTGCCGCAAGATACCAGCGCTTGGCTCAAACTGGCCGATTGA
- a CDS encoding PIF1 family DEAD/DEAH box helicase has translation MRQSEALAILGSGASVFLTGAPGAGKTYVLNEFIRQARADGASVAVTASTGIAATHINGTTIHSWSGIGLATALTDNLVKTVRTRRKRKLQEADILIIDEVSMLHAWLFDMVDRICRIIRRDERPFGGLQVVLSGDFFQLPPVSVSGRNNDLIAPSAEYLASRERYMRAGLNPEGFVTESLVWRELNPVVCYLTEQHRQDDGQLLNVLTDIREGAVDDGDRNVLLTRLGAIPEPGQQAVNLFPVNRQADALNDLRLFEIKEEPHEYLAESEGAANLVERLKKNMLAPERLYLKTGAAVMAVRNDTDHQYVNGSLGTVRGFTTQSQGGWPIVEFENGNIVTMKPNSWQMQDGDTVLATVKQVPLRCAWAITIHKSQGMTLDRAVMDLRRTFAPGMGYVALSRVEGLDGLYLQGVNERMFLVSPDAVRLDGQLRLESAQAVDTLASDGVGAFRARMPQPAGEDDEFAQDVLF, from the coding sequence ATGAGGCAATCCGAGGCGCTTGCGATTCTGGGTTCCGGCGCAAGCGTGTTCCTGACGGGCGCGCCCGGTGCCGGCAAAACCTACGTGCTCAACGAATTCATACGGCAGGCGCGTGCCGACGGCGCATCCGTGGCCGTCACCGCATCCACGGGCATCGCTGCCACGCATATCAACGGCACCACCATCCATTCCTGGAGCGGCATCGGCTTGGCCACGGCATTGACCGACAATCTGGTCAAAACCGTTCGCACACGCCGCAAACGCAAGCTGCAGGAAGCCGACATCCTCATCATCGACGAGGTCTCCATGCTGCACGCGTGGCTGTTCGACATGGTTGACCGGATCTGCCGCATCATCCGCCGCGACGAACGTCCGTTCGGCGGGCTGCAGGTGGTGTTGTCCGGCGATTTTTTCCAGCTGCCGCCGGTTTCGGTATCGGGACGCAACAACGACCTGATCGCGCCGTCCGCCGAATATCTGGCCAGTCGCGAACGGTACATGCGCGCCGGACTCAATCCCGAAGGTTTCGTCACCGAATCGTTGGTATGGCGCGAATTGAACCCCGTTGTCTGCTATCTGACCGAACAGCATCGTCAGGATGACGGCCAGCTGTTGAACGTGCTGACCGACATTCGCGAAGGCGCGGTGGACGATGGCGACCGCAATGTGCTGCTGACCCGGTTGGGGGCCATTCCGGAACCCGGGCAGCAGGCGGTGAACCTGTTCCCCGTCAACAGGCAGGCCGACGCGCTTAATGACCTGCGCCTGTTCGAAATCAAGGAGGAGCCGCACGAATACCTCGCCGAATCCGAGGGCGCGGCGAATCTGGTGGAACGGCTCAAAAAGAACATGCTCGCTCCCGAACGCTTGTACCTCAAAACGGGCGCGGCCGTGATGGCGGTGCGCAACGACACCGACCACCAGTACGTCAACGGGTCGCTCGGCACCGTGCGTGGATTCACCACGCAATCGCAGGGCGGCTGGCCGATCGTCGAATTCGAAAACGGCAACATCGTCACCATGAAGCCGAATTCCTGGCAGATGCAGGACGGCGATACCGTGCTCGCCACGGTCAAACAGGTGCCGTTGCGCTGCGCGTGGGCGATCACCATCCACAAATCGCAAGGCATGACGCTCGATCGTGCCGTCATGGATTTGCGGCGCACATTCGCGCCGGGCATGGGATACGTGGCGCTGTCGCGAGTGGAAGGGCTCGACGGCCTGTATCTGCAAGGCGTCAACGAGCGCATGTTCCTGGTCTCACCGGACGCGGTCCGTCTTGATGGACAATTGCGATTGGAGTCGGCGCAGGCCGTCGATACGCTTGCCTCCGACGGTGTCGGAGCATTCCGCGCCCGCATGCCGCAACCGGCCGGTGAGGATGACGAATTCGCGCAGGACGTGCTGTTCTGA